The segment ggatcttagttcctcgaccagggaatgaacccaggccccctgcaatagaagcttggagtcttaatcactggaccatcagggaggtccctgcctccctccttagAAGAATCTAGATGTGGCTATACTCTGGGAAATGCAGCATCCGGGACTCCCCAAGGCCCCAGAATCACTCTCCTGTGTGAGAAGGTGACAATAACAGAGAATCCGAAGAAAATCAGCACCTCTACAcctcttccctgccctgccctgccctgccctgccctgcaaaAGTGCACTGTAACAGtaatcaactgaactgaactgaatggggatCCATTGCTTGGTAACAAATTACTCCCCCACAGCGATAATCCTTTTATTATCATTCGGTTTCTGTGGTCCAGGAATTAGGGAGAGGAGTTCCGGGAGCTTCTCAGGAAGCTGCAGTGGAGACTGGACTAGGGTCCAGGGCCAGCATGAGGCACCCGCTGTGGACTTTCACCAGCCTGAGACTGAGGCCCACCTGGGCGGGCGCCTCTGAATCACGGCCAGATCTGTTCTTGAGAGGGAAGGGGCAAGTGCCCCCCGCCCACCCTAGGGAGTTCTGGGATCTGAGGTTCACCCATGTGTGTCTGGTTCACCCAGGGTTAACCCCTCACACTGCTGAGCCCTAGCTGcggtgggagagagggagagattagGTGAGAGCCTCCCAAGCTGAGAGGACCTGCCCACAGAGCCAGCCCCTGGAACCAATGTGAGGCCCCGGGGGTCCTCCCTGCCTGTGCCGGCCAGAAATAAGAAAGAGCTCATCGAGTCTGCCAAAGACAACTCTGgatggacagacacacagagcacGCACAGGATGTCTCTggatgcacagacacacacacggaccTGGTGACAGGGTTTCCCCTGCACTGTTTGTAAGCCATGGGCATGTATTATCTATTCTGAAAGTTTTTAAGTGAATGAAGGTTTAACTGCACACAGAACAAGCTGATTTATTTATGGACACATTGGCACAATGTTAAACGCTGAAACACAGGTGGGAAGGGAAGCCCGCATTTAACAccccactcccccccaccccgcccccgctcTTTGTCCCTCAGCGGGACTCCCCAGATGGAACCAGCCCCTGATGGCCCCGAGCTTCCTGTAACCACCCCGCCTCCAGCCATAAAGGGAGACTGGGGAGGGGGAAAGACCAAGGTAAGAGAGGCTGCCATGGACCCCCGCACACGCCTCAGACTCAAGAGGGCCCTGAGCCTGAAACAAACGCTGAGTAGGTCTTCAGGTCCTGCTCAGAGTGGAAGGAGCCTCAGTCTTCACAGACCACGATGACACCCATGTGTCACAGGCAGGCCACCCACCTTCCTGTCTGTGTAGCCCTTAGAGGCACACTGGGTCTGGGTCTGCCTCCACTCAACAAGCCTGCGGCCAAAACTCCAGGCTCTGGCCTCTTCggcccctcactctccaccctggcatggctcccccaccccacaggaCTTCCACACCTGCTTGCCCAGGGGCCCACATGGGATCACAGACATCCCTCTGGGAACTATAGAGGAGGGTGGGGTCCCGGAGCACCAGCCCCAGGACAAGGAAGAGACCTGAAAACAAGGCAGGCAGAGATATGCCCAACCCCCTCTGCCCCCCTGCACCTGGAAATCCAAGAGGCGCCCCCCGTCCTCAGTCTCCTCCCCACCAACAGCtgccctggggaggggtggggggaggacagAACATGGCATGGAAGGCCTGGTGAGGGCTGGCCGAGTGTTTGACGGTATCTACTTCTCTTGAACTGCCCCCTCCGAGGACTGGGGCAGCTTTTCTGCCTGACGCAGGTCCCTAGGACTGGGGGCAGCTGTGGCCCACCAGGACgggtggggaggggcgggcacAGGCCATAGCCTCGAGAGGCAAGGGGACCCACTGACCAGCCAAGAGCCTGCAGCGCCCCGCCCCAACGACTACCACAGCCGTCCCTGGTCCCTTCGCTCCCACTTTCTGGGTCTCGCCTTTCTCACCTCTAAAAAGAGGCTAAACCAGTTAGTCCCTGAAGGCACAATGGGCAGGGGAGTTCCCCTGAACGTCAAGCAACAGGAGCCTGGATTCTCAGCtctaccccaccccccacccccgccccgcgcaCCCTAGGGCCCGCTCCCAGCCAGGACTCCAGCCCGGCAGAACAGTCAGAACAGGGCTCCCAGCCTCCTTCCCACGGCCTTTCAGGCTTGGCCGCCCCAAACCCCAGGAGGTGCAAAGGGAAATGGagcccctctccccccacctgCCTGCCTGGGACTCAGATGACCACAGAGTGGGGGGCGCCCGGCTGCCCGCCCAGGCTGAGGGCTCGGGCCACTGCGAGCAGGAGGATGCCGCTGAGTGACTCCGCAGCGCAGGAGCCGCAGGCCAGGGCCAGGGACCAGCCGAAGCTGATGCGGACGTCCTGCACGTGCTGGGGGCCGTACTGGCGGGCCGTCTCTGCGAAGGCCAGCTGTGAGTAGCTGATGTAGGTGATGAGCCCCGCCAGGGTCAGGGCgcctggggagggggtgcagaGTGACCACTCAATGCATCTGCCTGCCGAGGGCACATGCCCCACCGGGGACCCTGGCGCGGTGGTCCTGTAGACATGGCCTCTGCCCACTGGCCTTTGGTAGGATGGAGTTCCAATTCAGTCCTCAAACCTCAGGACCTCACCCTACAGAAACCCCTTGCAAACAGCACTACCTACGCCCCCAAAACCTACTCATATAGATGTCCCCAAATACACAGCCCCCTCCCATCGCCCccggagtcacacacacacacacacacacacacagagccagtgGCCTCTACTGGCAGCCGGGAAGCACAGGCAGAGCTCTGGAGCTCTGGCCAGACATCCTGAGCCAGGCTCCTGGCCTGCTCCTCCGGGCCCCTTTTCCTCGCAGTCCTCCCCCCCACTTCACTGGTCCACAGCCTCCCCTCCTGACTGTTGCTCAGTGTCTCTCTTCCAGaggccctgtcccctccccaggtCTGAGTTCCAGGCCTTCCTACAGATCCCATGACCCCAGTCTGTCCCCAAAAGAGGACACCCTCCTCCCTCCAACCCTGCATCTCTGCAGGAAGAAAACTGGCTTTGCACCTAGAGCATGGTGACCCTGGAGGGTCAGGTGCAAGCAAAGAGCTGGGCGCCGGGACATTTGCCTGTCCACCCAGGTTCAGGGGGATCAGCCCAGAGAGCCACCCTCTGTCCCACTGCTGCAGGCTGATGTCAAGGCCTGCCTTGATGCCAGCTGCAGGGAATGTAGGTAGGGTCTTGGGACCCCCAAAGGCACTTCCTGGGTGCATGGTGCTCCCTCTGTACACTGCCCAGTTAAGGCCCGAGGCAGACCTTCGGGGCTGGGTCTGCATCTCACTGGGACCCAGAGAAGGGGCAGACCCTGGGCTCCCCACACTGCCTGCCTCTTACTCAGGTCCTCTGGGATTCCTCACTTGACCAAAGATGGGAAGGACGGACTGGCCTCCACCAGCCTAGGGCTGGGTGGAGCCACCACAGAAGTTATGGGTTTAATTTTGGGAAGCTGTGAAGCCGAATCAACTGCAGGGCTCTGGGACTGGGGTCAGTGCCCAGTTGGGGAGAGGGTGCTGAACACATCTCTCAGGCTTCTTCAGGGAACTCTGTGCAGCTGAGGCCCCAGAAACAGAGGTTCTGTCTTAGCCTACAGCAGTCAGAGCTCCCAGCCAAGTCCTCCTGTcctacccccaccacccccaccagctGGGCTCGCCTCTTCAAGCTGCCAGCTACTTCCGTCCAGCCTGGCTCTGGGCAGAACCCACTGCTCTGCCAGAGTAAGCTCCCAAGCTGGACCCTGACCTGGAACACCTGACTCTTCCTAGGGACTGAGGTGCCCAGGTCTGCCTCCTGCCAGACCGCTTCTGAACCTCAGACCTCCTGAGATGACTCAGGCCTCTCCCCTGGCTGGCTCTGGAGCCTCAAGCCAGGTGATGGCCATGGAACTCATCGCCCCAGGCTCCATATGTCCCCAGGCCCCTAGCTCAGGGCCCAGCCGGTGGCGACCTAGAACCCTCCGTGTCCCTCCCCCTTCTGCAGTGACAATGGGGGGGATTGGGGTGATCTGGCCTCACGAAGGTCCCCTTGGTGTGACAGTCCTGACTCTGAGTCCCTAAAGCTGGGGCCCGGGCCCCACTGCAGCCCCCCGGGCAGGCTCCTGACAGTGAGGTCAGGGGATCTGCTTCAGCCAGGAGCCTGCCATGCAAGGAAAGCAGAGGTGTGGCCAGTCTGGCCTGGCGCAGGGGAGCAGACGGGGTGCTCCTGGAGCCCGGCCCACTGCTGGCCCTCCCTGGAGCAGGGGAGTGGCCCTGGCTGCCTCCAGGCTCTCCCGCCGCCCACTGGCCCGGTGCCTGGGGTCCAAGCGCAATGCCGAGGTTTCCTGTCATCGCCAGGTTACAATCCCACCCGATTACTCCTCTCAGTGGCTTCCCAAGGTCCTCTTAATTGGATTTTGGACACACACAGTCTCTGGGGTCAGGCTAGGGCTGATGTTTTGCTTCTTCCTGTTATTCTCTGAACCACACACCTAGGCGGCTCGGCCCCCTGGCAGCTGGCACCTACTCCCTCCTGAGCAAGCCCCCCAAAGGGCCCAGCAGCCCCTGGGGAGGAAGCAGGCCTGCCCAGGAGGGAGCCCCGGCCAGTGTGGTCTAGCCCTCCTGCCGCGGCCCTGGCAGGAGAGCCGGCCCAAGATGCCAGACTTGGCTCAGGCCTCGGCCCTGGATGGGAGGGGCCCCTGAGGACTGACCCGAGGCGCCTCCAGCCCACGGCCAATGGTGGCCAGCCTTGGGCAGCTGGGGACACCAGGTGGCTGGCTGGGACAGATGGCCCCGAAAGGCAGAGATGGGGATTCCAGGACCAGCTTCCTGCGGAGCCCGGAGCCCGGGGAATCCTCAGACATCTCAGCAGGAAGCTGTGACCCGAGGGCCTGCGTCTGTCGCTGCATCCCTGAGGGagggctgggcccagggcctgcGGGCTAGGCGACTGTCAGCGCACGCACTGTCACTAGCCAAAGTCTGGACCCGGCTCAGCTGGGGTCACTGCCAAGGAATCCCAGGCCCGGTGTCACCCTGTCTTAATGCTCAGCCCTGCCCATGTTGCCCCCTCCCCGGGATGGTCTTGGAAGAAAAGGGGAATGGACAGGGGCTGGTCCCACCCCCTTCATGCAGGTCCAGCAGGGCACGTCCTGGGCTCACCTCGGAGATCCTCGTGCCTCCTGCTCCTGGCAGCTCAGCTCGGGGCTCCTGACCCCCGTCCCTGGTTCTGGCCCCACAGTCAGCATCCCTGCCCCTCCAAAGGCCCTAGTGCCACCCAGGGCGCCTCACCTGCTACAGCTCAATCCCCAGGGTGGGCCTAGGCTCAGAGcagccaggggctggggcagtgAGACAGGCAgcaccccactcccaccacctGCAGCCCCACAGCCCCCGGACTCACCCCCCAGCAAGAAGTAGCAGGCAGTGAAGAGCAGCAGAGGGATGCTCTGGGCCAGGGAGCTGAGGAGGCCACAGATCCAGCCGCACACAATGAGGACGAGGCTCGCGGGCAGGACCACCAAGACGGCTCGGTGCAGCGCTGCCAGGAAAGGGGGCTCAGGGGACAGGCAGGGAACCAGACTGGGTCCCCAAGGGAGGTTCAGCAGAGCACTTCAGAGCCCTGTGTGTCTGGACGTCCTCCTTCGTAGCACGCATGGGACTGTTCTGGCCCTGGCCGGAGGAGGAGCTGGACCATCGGATTCCCTGTGATGTCTCCATGGTAACCACCCGACCCTCCCAGGGGCCGCCCCTGGTCCTGGCACAGGGGCAGCAGACACATGCCCCTCAGTTCACCAGGTGGGAGATGCCCACTGAGGAGACCCTTTTGGGAACATAAAAGAGAATTCAGAAGATGCACAGGGAGGGCGAGACAGGCTGGGGGTCCAGCATCCGTGGTTATAAGCTAAGAGCAGAGCCTGGGGGTCCAGCATCCGTGGTTATAAGCTAACAGCAGAGCCTGAGGGTCCAGCATCCGTGGTTATAAGCTAAGAGCAGAGCCTGGGGGTCCAGCATCTGTGGTTATAAGCTAATAGCAGAGCCTGGGCGGGCAGGGGGCTAAGGCCAGTCAGGAGAAGTCCTCAAGCAACTATGGAAATGTCCTCTGGGCAACACAGGGTCTAGCTGGAAGCAGCTCTGTGGGTCTAGGAGGAGGGATTCTGAGCCTTGCCTGGAGGTCAAGGAAGGAGGGCGTGACTCCCACCCTAGCACTCACAGATGAGGTGCTGCACCGAAGCAGAGGCGTCCAGGCTCTCACTGGAGAAGGGGTCGATCAGGGGGATGCAGCTGTTGTGCCCTAAAAAGTGGAAAGAAcgcacagcctggtgggctgtacatTGCTGGGTATACCCCACCCCCCGTGCTTCTCAGAGATGGGTGGGCTGCCAGCTCTCACCACTCTCCACTGGGCCAAGGGTCCTGTCAGTTTCTCCCCTGGAACTCAGAGTTGGGGCTCAAATGGGTTTGGAGGGCTCAAGAcctttcattttgcttatatGATGTGCAAATATCTACATGGAGGCCtgttgaaaaatttcaaacacggCAGAGAGAATGCCCTCAGGCCCCCCCTTGGGCCTGCTCACCCGTGGAGGTCAGGCTATGCCTGCATGAGAAAGGGGCATGCAATATGGGCTCTCCGGCTCTCGCACACtagggcacacacacatgcacaagctGGGAACGCTTGGAGCCTTAGGCTGTCTGTGGGGCGGTTGAATCAACTATCCTTCCTCCCCGGTAGCTCTGAGGAaggctctgtctctctctctctctctctcacacacacacacacacacacacacacacacgtttacaCATGCTCCCACACATCCCTGCCACCCTGGGCATGTCctgcacaagggaagcccccaggttGGTCCCAGCTTGGTGAGGCCCCCAGGTGAGGAGCGTGTGGAAGCCCACCACCCCTCCCTAAATGGGACAGAGCCCTTGCCTCTCTGCTTTCAGGTCTGAAGCCACGTGGCTGAAGCCACATGGCGCTCCTGTTTTCTTCCCCGTGCCAGGCCGGGGAGTGTGGGGAACAGGGGCCCTGCGCCACAGCCCTGGTTGAGCCTGACAGGGAGCAGGGACCAGACCGAGCCCTGGACGGAAATGAAGAGACAACTCTGGGTCACTGGGATGAGCAACCCTGGTCTTGCCAGGGCCCCAGCTCTCCCCACCCGGGCCTCCCTCCGACACACCGGCTCCCACCTcagcccagggcccctgcagATAAGTGACAAGCACAGCGCGGAGCGCCCCTGGGTGCCAGGCCTGCCCGTGCCTCCCCCGGCCCCATTCCTCCCACCCCGACTCCCGCATCTCCAGAGGCCTCATTTTCTCCCCATCTGACCAACGAGGCTGAGGGACAAGGTCCCAGGTCACCCCGCGATGTCCTGCCACCTGCCAAGTGACATGCCATCGCTTGGAACACAAGGCCGGCCCCCAAAAGGTGAGGCCGCGGGACTGCGGAAAAATGCTGTTCTGGAAAGTTCTTGGGGTCCTTATGGGGCCACCCTGGCCCCTCCTTTTCACTTCCCACCCTTGGACGGTGGAAGTTGAGCCCTCCTCCAGCCAGACTGTCAGGGAGAGAGTTGGGGGGAAAGGGTACGCAGACaggcgggggagggggtgtctTCTCAGCGCTGCTCTGGGGGGGGGGGATTGCGGCCCCCTGAGTCTGAGGGAGGGGCGCGTGGGGGAGGGACAGCCGGTACCTTCGCAGATGCGCCAGAGCCCCGAGTGGGAGGAGAGCTGCCCGTGGCCGCTGCGGTTGCCGGCGTCCGCCACCTCCAGGAGGTACCAGTAGTCGCTCGCCACGGCGGCCGCCAGCAGCGCGAAGCTGAGCAGCGCGCCCAGGGCAGCGGCCAGGAGCAGCGCGCCCAGCCGCGCCATGCGGTCTGGGTACCAGGACCAGAGCCGAGCGGAGCCGGGTGTAGAAGAGCGGAGGGAGCCAGGAGGTGAGGGGCAGCGCAGGAAGCCGGGGCTTGGGGAGTGGAGGGGCCCGAGAGAGTCTCAAGAGAGGGGCTTCAGGGACCCTGACGGAGTAGGTCTACCGAAGCGgcacggggtggggtgggggtggttgggGGTTTGGGAAGTCGGGCCGGGGAGGGGGCCCGGGAATGGGGAGCAGGAGCGGCAGGTGGGCTCTTCCGGGTGCGGTGCCCCTCGGGTGCACGAAGAACTCCCGCCTGTCTGTGATCGCCAAGCTACCTCccaggggaaggaggaagaagccGGGCCGGCGCAGCGCTGTGTTCAAATCCCAGCGTCCCTGGCTGTGGGTCCCTGGGCAAACGCCTTAATTTCTCTAAACCTCTGCTTCTTCAGCTCCCAAATAGCCAAGctgaggagggagggtggggccAGAAAAGCCCGGGAGGAGACTCAGCAGGAAGCTTGAATGGTGGGAGGCAGCTCCCTCCACCAACCTCCACCCTCTGGTTGGCCCAGCGGTGTGGGTCTTAATCAGTCTCCAGGATCAACCACCAGAGGGTCCTGATAAAGCGGGTGGGCTTGTGAGGGGCTACAGAAGGGAGCCTGGCTTCCTATTAGTTCCAATTACTAGTGCCCTGTGAGGCAAGGCTAGCCTCTGCCTGTCCATCACTCACTCACAAACATTAGCAAAGCTTCTCTGGGGCCAGGGGCAGGTGCTGGtggggcaggaggcagaggagctACAAAGGGGCCCCCACTGGCAGCGGGAGGGCTGTCATGATGAGGCTGTTGGGAGTTCAGCTTTGGGCGATGGGAGGGCCTCCACTCCAGGTCCCTGGACTATCCGCTGCTGCCCCTTCCACCGATGCAGGGCAAAGATAGGGGTCAGAGACCTCACTGAGGGTGGTCCTTCTCAGACCACCAGCAGCTTCTCTACTTAGGGTCATCCCAGGGCTCTCATTTCcaagtgtttgtttattttggcccCCTTTTCTCTAGGTTTGAGCAGTATCATCAGGAAGTAGAAGTAGTCTCAACAAAGTTGTTGAAATAATCCTTCAGGGGCCATTTAGACACACTGGCTAGAATTGTCTGGTATCCTGCCAGCCATGCATCTTTTTCACACCACACTCAAGACTGGGTTGGGGTACGTGGTGGGGATAGGGTGGGGTGATcctggctgtgacagtttctgtACCCTCTTACCTGacagccctgcccccagcccctgccctggaagcTGGGTGCCAGCCAGGGGCCCTCCTCTCTCAGGGGGCATCAGGCCTGGAGGGTGAAAGAATCCAGCAGGCAGACAGAGAACAGCAGGTGCTTGGGAGCAGCAGCAGTCTACAAagttggggatgggggagggactgggggagcAGGGGGGCGGCACGGAGCTGGGAAAGAAGGTAATGGCCCCAGTGTGACAAAGATGGACGCCGCTTCTGTGTGCTTAAGCTGCGATTGAGAGacggtgttttgttgttgttcttctgaacatttatttggctgcatcaggccttAGCTGTGGCCCGTGGGATCCTCCTTATGTCACATGGACTCTCAGGCTCAGTCGTTGCTGTCCACTGGCTGCAGACCACACCGGCTTCAGTACTGCAGGcatagttgctctgcagcatgtgggatcttatcaggtctctgatcagggatcaaacccacgtcccctgcattgcaaggattcttaaccactggaccaccagacaagTCCCGAGAGACAGTGTTTATTTTAGGGAGGACTAGAGGAACCCTGTGGCTGCACACTCCACACACTTCCTCCCAGTGCCCCTGCCTTTCCCCTGAGCTTGTTTGAAAAGGTCTCGTTTGCATCCCCTGTCAGGGCGTGTCGGGTGCTGTTTGAGGCCACTGTGCCCCCCAGAGCCCGCCTCTCCAGAGAGGAGCAGGCATGTATCCCACTCTGTTGCAGTGTAGATGGCCAGGTAAGCAGTCTGCACCCCATCACTTCAAAGCCCTGGTTCAGGGTTTCAACCCCAGATAAGCCCGTCAGAGTGACTGATTGGACTGTCTCCAGACAAAGGGTATCAGTCCTTGAGGGGCTACTCTGATGAATTCCACCAGTCTACTTCTCTTGAGATGGACTTAAATTATACCCTAGCCCAGTTCTGAAAAGGCGCCTCTTAAAATGATCCATCATTTTTCAGTATTCATCCTATCGTCAACTAGCAACCCCGGACTTGTGAGCACCAAGCCTGTCACCAGGCTGCTGAGGCCTCTTCAAAGCCAGCATCGACCACTTCCACTGAAATCAGGGGCAGATGAGAACTTTCATGGAAGAAATCCCCATTATGTGTGACAGGGCAACAGGGCTGCAGCCAtgcctcttctctctttttttatttggctgtgccaggttttaGTTGCCACACAAGGGATCTTCTATCgtctttgcagcatgtgggactttTTAGCTATAGCATGCAGGATCTGGttgtctgaccagggatcaaacctggggtccCTGTGCatggggagcatggagtcttagccactggaccaccagggacgtccccaggCCTCTATAAACTTACACTGAACTGACTCACAGTGGCTGAAAGAACAGGA is part of the Budorcas taxicolor isolate Tak-1 chromosome 19, Takin1.1, whole genome shotgun sequence genome and harbors:
- the TMEM235 gene encoding transmembrane protein 235, which produces MARLGALLLAAALGALLSFALLAAAVASDYWYLLEVADAGNRSGHGQLSSHSGLWRICEGHNSCIPLIDPFSSESLDASASVQHLISLHRAVLVVLPASLVLIVCGWICGLLSSLAQSIPLLLFTACYFLLGGALTLAGLITYISYSQLAFAETARQYGPQHVQDVRISFGWSLALACGSCAAESLSGILLLAVARALSLGGQPGAPHSVVI